In the Sediminibacter sp. Hel_I_10 genome, one interval contains:
- a CDS encoding RNA polymerase sigma factor: MKVIQLHNNNTALIKKAAKGKREAQHILYETHAPKMLSVCRYYIRDMQNAESVMLKGFFKAFKHLKDFENKGSFEGWLRRIMVRESISFLRQEKKVEFSVEDEPIIHQEYNNIDSKIEVAQIQEIIDRLPEGYKMVFVMYAIEGYKHHEIAALLNISEGTSKSQLFKARQLLQKQITELNKNSYGSN; encoded by the coding sequence TTGAAAGTTATTCAGTTACATAATAACAATACGGCACTTATTAAAAAAGCAGCCAAAGGAAAGCGAGAAGCGCAGCATATTTTATATGAAACGCACGCTCCTAAGATGCTTAGCGTATGCAGGTATTATATTAGGGATATGCAAAATGCTGAGTCCGTTATGCTGAAAGGTTTTTTTAAAGCCTTTAAACATTTGAAGGATTTTGAAAATAAGGGTTCGTTTGAAGGATGGTTAAGGCGCATCATGGTGAGAGAATCCATTTCATTTTTGAGGCAGGAGAAAAAGGTTGAGTTTTCGGTAGAAGATGAGCCAATTATTCATCAAGAGTACAATAATATTGACTCAAAGATAGAAGTGGCTCAAATTCAAGAGATCATAGACCGGCTGCCAGAAGGCTATAAAATGGTTTTTGTGATGTACGCCATAGAAGGGTACAAGCACCATGAAATTGCAGCGTTGCTAAATATCTCTGAAGGTACCTCTAAGTCTCAGCTATTTAAGGCGAGACAACTATTACAAAAACAGATTACAGAATTAAATAAAAATAGTTATGGCTCCAATTAA
- a CDS encoding aryl-sulfate sulfotransferase, whose amino-acid sequence MKQITLGSILLCFLSFLACNNNDNDVPIEEEDDSPVLTENVEVYDDALLENGFVLVVENGGNTSFFIDKAGNRVKEYDFGTNLGNDLELLENGKLLGIFKSDNPTFSFGGYGGKIRIMDDQGNIEWEYINSDDNQLSHHDVELLPNGNVLFIVWERITAEEAQANGVNTEIDIFPEVLLEVNPNTNLVEWQWRSFEHIIQDFDSAASQFGVIGDHPELIDVNYNTFENGDFMHANGLDYDPIKDIVYLSVNFYSEVWVIDHSTTTTEASLDTGGNYNKGGDLIYRFGNPEAYHNSVGSRLFHNNHFPNILEENEIGAGNLLIFNNGIDVSQSTVYELDIPDTFSLIPNADNEPDIVWSFTDPDLFHGRISGAVRLKNGNTLITEGDYGFWEVTDAGEIAWKYNGLIGNIWRGYGYTQDEQAIIDLGL is encoded by the coding sequence ATGAAACAAATAACACTTGGCTCAATATTGCTTTGTTTTTTATCATTTTTAGCTTGTAACAACAATGATAATGATGTGCCAATAGAGGAAGAGGATGACAGCCCTGTGCTTACAGAAAATGTGGAGGTATATGATGATGCCCTTTTAGAAAATGGTTTTGTACTTGTAGTGGAGAACGGCGGCAATACTTCTTTTTTTATTGATAAAGCTGGCAATAGAGTTAAAGAGTATGACTTTGGAACCAATCTTGGCAATGACCTTGAACTTTTAGAAAATGGAAAATTATTGGGAATTTTTAAATCTGATAATCCAACATTTTCTTTTGGAGGTTATGGCGGCAAGATTAGGATTATGGATGACCAGGGCAACATAGAATGGGAATACATCAACTCAGATGATAATCAACTCTCACACCACGATGTAGAGTTATTGCCAAACGGCAATGTGCTCTTTATTGTTTGGGAACGCATCACGGCAGAAGAAGCCCAAGCAAACGGCGTAAATACTGAAATCGATATTTTTCCTGAAGTCCTTTTAGAAGTCAATCCTAATACAAATCTAGTAGAATGGCAATGGAGGAGTTTCGAGCACATTATCCAAGATTTTGATAGTGCTGCATCTCAATTTGGTGTTATTGGTGATCATCCGGAACTTATAGATGTTAACTATAACACTTTTGAAAATGGTGACTTTATGCACGCTAACGGACTTGATTATGACCCTATAAAAGATATTGTATATCTCAGCGTGAATTTCTACAGTGAGGTCTGGGTCATTGACCACAGTACGACAACAACAGAGGCTTCTTTAGACACCGGCGGTAATTACAATAAAGGCGGAGACTTAATTTATCGCTTTGGTAATCCCGAAGCTTATCATAATAGCGTTGGTAGCCGTCTATTTCATAACAATCACTTTCCTAATATTCTAGAAGAAAATGAAATAGGTGCTGGAAATCTATTGATCTTTAACAATGGTATTGACGTTAGTCAATCTACAGTTTATGAGTTAGACATTCCAGACACTTTTAGTCTAATTCCAAATGCTGATAATGAACCTGATATTGTTTGGAGCTTTACAGATCCTGATTTATTTCACGGAAGAATTTCTGGAGCCGTACGCCTTAAAAACGGCAACACGCTTATCACCGAAGGAGATTACGGTTTTTGGGAGGTGACTGATGCTGGTGAAATAGCTTGGAAATATAATGGTTTGATTGGTAATATCTGGAGAGGTTATGGGTATACTCAAGACGAACAAGCTATTATTGATTTAGGACTATAA
- a CDS encoding polyprenyl synthetase family protein, with product MKITEQIKQPIAYEMELFEQKFLLAMSSKVALLNRITTYIVNRKGKQMRPMFVFLVAKMIDNGQVSERTYRGAAVIELIHTATLVHDDVVDDSNRRRGFFSINALWKNKIAVLIGDYLLSKGLLLSIDNNDFDLLKIISVAVREMSEGELLQIEKARQLDITEAVYYDIIRQKTATLIAACCSLGAASVKPNSPDVDTMRKFGELIGMAFQIKDDLFDYGSEAIGKPTGIDIKEQKMTLPLIYVLNTCTKKEKSWLINSVKNHNKDKKRVKEVIAFVKSNHGLDYAVNKMKSFQAEALKLLDGYPESQFKNSLVLMVNYVIERKK from the coding sequence TTGAAAATCACCGAGCAAATAAAACAACCTATCGCCTACGAGATGGAACTCTTCGAGCAAAAGTTTTTGCTTGCCATGTCCAGTAAGGTCGCCCTGCTCAATAGAATCACTACTTATATTGTAAATCGTAAGGGCAAACAAATGCGGCCCATGTTTGTGTTTCTGGTCGCTAAAATGATAGATAACGGCCAAGTAAGTGAACGCACCTATAGAGGCGCCGCTGTTATAGAGTTGATTCACACCGCCACATTGGTTCATGATGATGTGGTAGATGATAGTAACCGAAGGCGTGGTTTCTTTTCTATCAATGCGCTTTGGAAAAATAAAATCGCGGTACTTATTGGAGATTATTTGTTGTCTAAAGGGCTGTTATTATCAATTGACAATAATGATTTTGATTTGCTCAAAATCATTTCTGTAGCTGTACGTGAGATGAGTGAAGGCGAATTACTTCAAATAGAAAAAGCCAGACAGCTTGATATCACCGAAGCGGTGTATTACGACATCATTAGGCAAAAAACGGCCACGCTTATAGCGGCTTGCTGTAGTTTAGGTGCAGCATCTGTAAAACCAAACTCACCAGATGTAGACACCATGCGTAAGTTTGGAGAGCTCATCGGGATGGCCTTTCAAATCAAGGATGATCTGTTTGATTATGGTTCAGAGGCCATAGGGAAACCTACGGGGATTGATATTAAGGAGCAGAAAATGACCTTACCGCTTATTTATGTACTTAATACCTGTACTAAAAAAGAAAAATCCTGGTTGATCAACTCTGTAAAAAACCATAATAAAGACAAAAAGAGAGTCAAAGAGGTTATCGCATTTGTAAAATCTAATCATGGTCTGGATTATGCGGTCAACAAGATGAAGAGCTTTCAGGCAGAAGCCTTAAAACTACTGGATGGGTATCCCGAATCCCAATTTAAAAATTCCTTAGTGCTTATGGTCAACTACGTTATTGAGCGAAAAAAATAA